One region of Chrysemys picta bellii isolate R12L10 chromosome 21, ASM1138683v2, whole genome shotgun sequence genomic DNA includes:
- the DHRS3 gene encoding short-chain dehydrogenase/reductase 3 isoform X4, which yields MMGTECHYFICDVGNREEVYQQAKAVREKVGDITILVNNAAVVHGKSLMDSDDDALLKSQHINTLGQFWTTKAFLPRMLELQNGHIVCLNSVLALSAIPGAIDYCTSKASSFAFMESLTLGLLDCPGVNATTVLPFHTSTEMFQGMRIRFPNLFPPLKPETVARRTVEAVQLNQAFLLLPWTMHVLVILKSILPRSALEEIHKFSGSYTCMNTFKGRT from the exons ATGATGGGAACAGAGTGCCATTACTTCATTTGCGATGTGGGAAATCGAGAGGAAGTCTATCAGCAAGCCAAAGCTGTCCGGGAAAAG GTGGGTGATATCACCATCCTAGTGAACAATGCTGCTGTCGTTCATGGCAAGAGCTTGATGGACAGCGATGACGATGCTCTACTCAAATCACAACACATAAATACCCTGGGACAGTTCTGG ACCACCAAGGCCTTCCTGCCACGCATGCTGGAGCTGCAGAATGGGCACATTGTTTGCTTGAACTCTGTCTTGGCCTTGTCAGCCATCCCTGGTGCCATTGACTACTGCACCTCCAAAGCCTCTTCCTTTGCCTTTATGGAGAGCCTGACCTTGGGCTTGCTGGACTGTCCTGGAGTGAACGCTACAACAGTCCTGCCGTTCCACACCAGCACAGAGATGTTTCAGGGCATGAGAATAAG GTTCCCCAATCTTTTCCCCCCACTGAAGCCAGAGACAGTGGCCAGGAGAACAGTAGAAGCTGTTCAGCTGAACCAAGCCTTCCTCCTCCTTCCGTGGACAATGCATGTACTTGTCATCTTGAAAAG cattcTCCCTCGGTCAGCACTTGAAGAAATCCACAAGTTTTCTGGAAGCTACACCTGTATGAACACGTTTAAAGGGCGAACATAG